A region of the Litorilinea aerophila genome:
GCGGCCCGAATGCCCCGCCACACATCCTCCATCCGCCCCCAGCGGGTGATACGGTGGAATTTGTCCGGGTTGAGGGTGTCGATGCTGATGTTGACCCGCTTGAGGCCTGCCTCGGCCAGGGGACGTGCCAGCTTGTCCAGGAGGATGCCGTTGGTGGTCATGGCGATGTCCCGGATGCCGGGCACCGACGCAATCCCACGCACAATCTCCACCACACCGGGCCGGATGGTGGGCTCGCCGCCGGTGAGCCGAATCTTGTCGACGCCCAGGCTGGCTGCCACCTGGACCAGGAAGAGGATCTCCTCGTCGGTCATCAGCTCGTGGCGGGGGCGGAAGTGCATATCCTCCGGCATGCAGTAGACGCAGCGCAGGTTGCAGGCGTCCGTGAGACTGATGCGCAAATAGTGAATCCGCCGCCCATAGCTGTCGTGCATGGGGGTGATGGGCAGGGGATCCGGCACCGGATCGATGGTGACGGAACCTGGTATATCGGCATGAAATTGAAGTTGAGTGCGCAACGTAAGCTCTCCCCTATTCTGGCCTTTCAAGGCGGAACAGTCCCCCTGTGGCTTGTCCAAAGGGCACCGAATGGGCTGCTATGCCATGAGCATGATCTCGCTGCGGGCCACTCCTTCCGTTTGTTCGGGGGAATCTCCGGCAATGCAGATTTCGTAGGTACAGCAATGCCCATCTTCCACCATGGAGCGGATGCGCCGGCAGGTTTGCCCCATCAGCTCGTTGATCAGCTCCTGATCCATCAGGCAAAGCTCCCGGTGATCGGCTGAAACGCCGGCGTAGGGACAGTTGTATTTGTGGAGCAGGTAGCGGCCGGGCCGGGTATCATCCTCTTCCAGTTCCACCTCCCAGCGAGCCAGGTACCCCCGCTCGCGCAAAAACTGGGTGACCTGCCCCAGCCGCTCCTCCAGGGAGAGGGCGGCCAGCTCATCCGCGGCCAACTCCGCGGCAAAACGCCGGGCCAATGCACGGAAGGCCTTATCCACCTCATCGGGGGGGAGGATGGCCTTCAACTGGCGGACCAACCCGGCAGCCAGGGCGGCGAAATTGTCTGGGAAATGTTCGTTGGCTTCTGGGGTGAGGGCATAGACCTGTTGCGGCCGCCCCACATGTCCCTTGCGCTCCAGGCGGTCCACACAGATCAGGTTATCTCCCTGCAGCACGTCCAAATGGTGGCGCACCGAGACCGGCGCCATATCCAGCGCCTGGGCCAACTCGGCAACGGTGGCCCCTTCCCGTTCTTTCAAAATTTCCAGGATCTGCTTGCGAACTGCGTGCACAGTGCTTTTGACCTAACCCAGGGTAGATGGGACCCGATGCCAAAGACAAGAGCACTATACCATAGGGGGTGTCCTGTGTCAATTATTATGAAATTGATGATAAATATTAGGTCAGTGCCACACCAAGCGTCACGAAAAATTCTCTCGAATAAGTGAAATCAACGCAACGCTCTATTGATTGGTCTCAACATCTAGTACAAATCCCGGGCAAATCCAGGACTCAAATTTGCACAAAACGAATGGACGAACAAGTCAATAACAGACGACAGAAAACAGGTGCTGGAAACGCAACGGTGAAATTTTTCACAGATCTGCAAGATCTCG
Encoded here:
- a CDS encoding helix-turn-helix transcriptional regulator, encoding MHAVRKQILEILKEREGATVAELAQALDMAPVSVRHHLDVLQGDNLICVDRLERKGHVGRPQQVYALTPEANEHFPDNFAALAAGLVRQLKAILPPDEVDKAFRALARRFAAELAADELAALSLEERLGQVTQFLRERGYLARWEVELEEDDTRPGRYLLHKYNCPYAGVSADHRELCLMDQELINELMGQTCRRIRSMVEDGHCCTYEICIAGDSPEQTEGVARSEIMLMA